The following coding sequences lie in one Ictalurus punctatus breed USDA103 chromosome 16, Coco_2.0, whole genome shotgun sequence genomic window:
- the mdh2 gene encoding malate dehydrogenase, mitochondrial has translation MFSRIARPSASLARCLSTTSQSNAKVAVLGASGGIGQPLSLLLKNSPLVSELSLYDIAHTPGVAADLSHIETRAKVTGFIGADQLGAALKACEVVVIPAGVPRKPGMTRDDLFNTNATIVATLVDACAHHCPEAMICVIANPVNSTIPITAEVLKKHGVYNPNRVFGVTTLDIVRANTFVAELKGLDPARVNVPVIGGHAGKTIIPLISQCTPKVEFPADQLSALTERIQEAGTEVVKAKAGAGSATLSMAYAGARFTFSLLDAMNGKEGVVECAFVRSEETECKYFSTPLLLGKNGIEKNLGLGKLSAFEEKLVSEALAELKGSIKKGEDFVANMKL, from the exons ATGTTTTCACGAATCGCCAGACCATCCGCCAGCCTCGCGCGCTGTTTATCCACAACTTCTcag AGCAATGCGAAGGTGGCAGTGCTGGGAGCGTCGGGTGGAATCGGACAGCCGCTCTCCCTCCTGCTGAAGAACAGTCCTCTGGTGAGCGAGCTCTCTCTGTATGATATCGCTCACACGCCCGGAGTCGCCGCGGACCTCAGCCACATCGAGACCAGAGCCAAGGTCACGG GTTTTATTGGAGCTGATCAGCTGGGCGCGGCTCTGAAAGCATGTGAAGTGGTGGTTATTCCTGCCGGAGTTCCCCGTAaacccg GTATGACTCGTGATGATCTGTTTAACACAAACGCCACCATCGTGGCCACTCTGGTTGATGCGTGTGCCCATCACTGCCCTGAGGCCATGATCTGTGTCATCGCTAATCCT GTGAACTCCACCATCCCCATCACTGCAGAGGTGCTGAAGAAGCATGGTGTTTACAACCCTAACAGAGTGTTCGGAGTCACCACGCTGGACATCGTCAGAGCCAACACCTTCGTCGCTGAGCTCAAA GGTCTCGATCCGGCTCGCGTCAACGTGCCTGTTATTGGAGGTCATGCTGGAAAAACCATCATCCCTCTGATTTCACAG TGCACCCCGAAGGTGGAGTTTCCCGCTGATCAGCTTTCCGCTCTGACTGAGAGAATTCAGGAGGCAGGAACTGAGGTGGTGAAGGCCAAAGCAGGAGCAG gttctGCCACTCTGTCGATGGCCTACGCTGGAGCTcgcttcactttctctctccttgACGCCATGAATGGGAAAGAGGGAGTGGTGGAATGTGCGTTTGTGCGGTCAGAGGAGACGGAGTGTAAATACTTCTCCACACCTCTGCTGCTCGGG AAAAATGGCATTGAGAAGAACCTGGGCCTGGGGAAGCTCTCTGCGTTCGAGGAGAAACTTGTGTCTGAAGCTCTGGCTGAACTCAAGGGTTCCATCAAGAAAGGAGAAGATTTCGTGGCCAACATGAAGCTGTGA
- the zgc:153345 gene encoding uncharacterized protein zgc:153345 gives MPSLPEERARVLAVVRALKAVGVRVRNWKSFLHGERTPEQETLQQHFAFGRGLQFLPQCHVAEVDGSVPLFLVEACEYLSQHLHTEGIFRKTGSLGRIRALRTDLEKGEQIFLPPRDALLQPCDVASVLKQFLRELPEPLIAEDLHVALCHAQTLDTGASERATLLLMSLLSPVHTRTLRYVCSFLRRVALRCDENRMEVSSLALVMAPNLLPCSPQTCRLTLLTEKQLEQQAAAIRTLILHAERIGVVPLFVLAAPGAVKASDSTPPLEGALLNKRARLSVYSSLCRQRRRSVGELFVDAFSKLKSGRTPIGPSLSLDATSGPPLSKSPTPQSPNTVKRKALEDGALEVSGSARKRRSLHDLRADTQSISSQSADDSTGGPSPQEVKSSDDSHRSVSEKRTPVRAQRKTHRAPKQEERARRRRRSLRFFSMSSSSSGSPALSVTPCDDPEKCSSSCKKLHHIKKTLSNSDSGDSLKIPLILIEEPGRVVIGSEVDDDPELLNCSFVENPGDASGSEREGTLRGRQQQESEEAHDDEHWVLLDNGYPEVIVEYDVILKESQKQEGTESPKTGDGVKKEQQETEPLSKSKKRKSNSKKRSGPRRSISMPEVALDPRSDEIDKVQQKVLTNETTFNEDMWSTSVRLPLKKFGGKGKEGRELRRRSGTFHERKKEKGSDSDLKKANPRLSMAERFRSFSLLASFLRTPTVRLRRQGARRFSRSFSDEAVQEDQQAFLELNDDLTDSEEPNEELLPDHSPSPSSPSEDLTLIGSSQKSEENENPQINECVTSETLKVEEFDLDKMFEQQCHVTECHHEHEKHSESYWDVQFGGCTPSSQQRASFSSPADSCAFTASETEPLSPQCETPACKSFSCLSFDGVFSISSVSENCSLSLDLSPPSFHFRPQGSRRRYRDSPRWPSHEVRMTTWKPLPL, from the exons ATGCCTTCTCTACCGGAGGAGCGGGCGCGCGTGCTGGCGGTGGTGCGCGCGCTGAAAGCGGTCGGTGTGCGCGTGAGGAACTGGAAGAGCTTCCTGCACGGAGAGAGAACACCTGAGCAG GAGACACTACAGCAGCACTTTGCGTTCGGTCGAGGTCTTCAGTTTCTCCCTCAGTGTCATGTGGCTGAAGTGGACGGCTCCGTGCCGCT GTTCCTGGTGGAGGCGTGTGAGTATTTATCTCAGCACTTGCACACTGAGGGCATTTTCAGGAAGACCGGTTCTCTCGGCCGAATCCGAGCTCTGAGG ACGGACCTGGAGAAGGGCGAGCAGATCTTCCTGCCTCCCCGTGACGCTTTGTTGCAGCCGTGTGACGTGGCGTCGGTGCTGAAACAGTTCCTGCGCGAGCTTCCTGAGCCGCTGATCGCAGAGGACCTGCATGTGGCGCTGTGCCACGCCCAGACTCTGGACACGGGTGCGAGTGAGAGAGCCACGCTGCTGCTCATGTCCCTGCTCTCTCCGGTACACACTCGCACCCTGCGCTACGTCTGCAGCTTCCTCAGGCGCGTCGCACTCAG gtgtgatgAGAACAGGATGGAGGTGAGCAGTTTAGCGCTGGTCATGGCTCCTAACCTGCTGCCATGTTCGCCTCAGACGTGTCGCCTCACCCTCCTCACAGAGAAACAGCTGGAGCAGCAGGCTGCAGCCATCAGAACCCTCATCTTACACGCTGAGCGCATCG gagTCGTGCCCTTATTTGTACTGGCCGCACCGGGAGCGGTGAAGGCGAGCGATTCCACCCCACCACTAGAGGGCGCTTTATTGAACAAGCGAGCCAGACTCAGTGTGTACAGCAGCCTGTGCAGACAGAGGAGAAGGAGCGTCGGAG agTTATTTGTGGATGCTTTTTCTAAACTGAAGTCCGGTAGGACGCCCATCGGTCCCTCTCTGTCCTTAGATGCTACATCAG GACCTCCGCTGTCCAAAAGTCCCACGCCTCAGTCTCCAAACACGGTGAAGCGCAAAGCCTTAGAGGACGGCGCGCTTGAAGTGAGTGGATCTGCCAGAAAGAG GCGTTCGCTGCATGACCTCCGAGCCGACACGCAGTCCATTAGCAGCCAGTCGGCAGACG ATTCGACAGGAGGTCCGAGTCCTCAGGAGGTGAAGAGCAGCGATGATTCCCACCGTAGTGTTTCGGAGAAGAGGACTCCAGTACGAGCGCAGAGGAAGACGCATCG AGCTCCGAAGCAGGAGGAGCGTGCACGCCGCAGGAGGAGATCTCTCCGTTTCTTCTCCATGTCGAGCAGCAGCAGCGGCAGTCCG gCTCTCAGTGTGACGCCGTGTGACGACCCTGAAAAGTGTTCGAGCTCCTGCAAAAAACTCCACCACATTAAAAAGACTCTGTCGAACTCCGACAGCGGCGACTCATTGAAAATTCCCTTAATACTGATAGAGGAACCGGGACGAG TTGTAATCGGGAGTGAAGTGGACGACGATCCTGAGCTTCTCAACTGCAGTTTTGTGGAGAACCCTGGCGATGCGTCAGGTTCCGAACGTGAGGGAACGTTACGAGGACGTCAGCAGCAGGAGAGCGAGGAAGCGCACGACGACGAGCACTGGGTTCTGCTCGACAACGGATATCCGGAAGTCATTGTGGAATACGACGTGATTCTGAAGGAGAGCCAGAAACAGGAAGGGACAGAAAGTCCAAAGACAGGAGATGGAGTTaagaaagagcaacaggaaacGGAGCCACTTTCCAAATCGAAAAAGAGGAAAAGCAATTCGAAGAAGCGTTCTGGACCACGACGCTCCATCAGCATGCCCGAGGTGGCTTTAGATCCACGTTCGGACGAGATCGACAAAGTTCAGCAGAAAGTTCTGACAAACGAGACCACGTTTAATGAGGACATGTGGTCCACGTCTGTCAGGCTGCCTCTCAAAAAGTTTggaggaaaaggaaaggaagggcgaGAGCTGAGGAGGAGATCCGGCACATTTCACGAGCGGAAGAAGGAGAAAGGGTCTGATTCGGATCTAAAGAAGGCGAATCCTCGGCTTTCGATGGCTGAGAGGTTCAGGAGCTTCAGCCTTCTGGCTTCGTTTCTCCGAACCCCGACGGTCCGTCTGCGCAGACAGGGAGCGAGACGGTTCAGCCGCTCGTTCAGTGACGAAGCCGTTCAGGAGGATCAGCAGGCCTTCCTGGAGCTCAACGACGATCTAACAGACTCCGAGGAACCCAACGAGGAGCTGCTTCCAGATCATTCACCAagtccttcttctccttcagaAGATCTCACTTTGATTGGATCATCACAGAAATCAGAAGAGAATGAAAATCCCCAGATTAACGAGTGTGTGACGTCCGAGACGCTGAAAGTGGAAGAATTCGACCTGGACAAGATGTTTGAGCAGCAGTGTCACGTCACAGAATGTCACCACGAGCATGAGAAACACTCCGAGTCCTACTGGGACGTGCAGTTTGGCGGCTGTACACCGTCGAGCCAGCAGAGGGCGTCGTTCAGTTCCCCCGCAGACTCGTGCGCTTTCACAGCTTCTGAAACCGAGCCGCTTTCTCCGCAGTGCGAAACGCCGGCGTGCAAGTCCTTCAGCTGCCTGTCGTTTGACGGCGTGTTTTCCATCAGCAGTGTGAGTGAGAATTGTTCGCTCTCCCTCGACCTCTCACCTCCGTCCTTCCATTTCAGGCCTCAGGGCTCCAGGAGGCGCTATAGAGACTCTCCACGCTGGCCTTCTCACGAAGTGCGCATGACCACGTGGAAACCGTTACCTCTCTAA